The Fortiea contorta PCC 7126 genome has a segment encoding these proteins:
- a CDS encoding beta-lactamase hydrolase domain-containing protein: MNPVRKINEQLAISGQIVPFQLQQIAEDGYKSVLNLRASDEQGWLDYEQEKTELLGLCYVNMPIKAEEINRQSTLLAFQAISELPKPILIHCDNSLRSAAIVLLYIATKQGITFENAWQQTINLGLF; this comes from the coding sequence AAATCCTGTTAGAAAGATTAATGAGCAGTTAGCTATCTCTGGACAAATCGTCCCATTTCAGTTACAACAAATTGCTGAGGACGGTTATAAATCCGTACTAAATCTACGAGCATCAGATGAGCAAGGTTGGCTTGATTATGAACAAGAAAAAACTGAGCTATTAGGCTTATGTTATGTCAATATGCCGATAAAAGCTGAGGAGATTAATCGTCAATCTACACTTTTAGCCTTTCAAGCAATTAGTGAATTACCCAAGCCAATTTTAATTCATTGCGATAATTCCCTACGTTCTGCAGCCATAGTATTATTATACATTGCCACTAAACAGGGAATTACCTTTGAAAAT